Proteins encoded together in one Variovorax paradoxus EPS window:
- a CDS encoding tautomerase family protein produces the protein MPHIVVHLSGEPDAALTRKTVDAVAELTQSVLGKQLPVIAITVQYIATDTWFIGGQTLASLGKSAFHLDISVTDETNTKAEKARYLREVHAAMAKIRPDLHEVSYIHVIDARGAAYGYGGKTQEYRHQQAGV, from the coding sequence ATGCCCCACATCGTTGTCCACCTCTCCGGCGAACCCGACGCCGCCCTCACCCGCAAGACCGTCGACGCCGTCGCCGAGCTCACGCAAAGCGTGCTCGGCAAGCAACTGCCGGTGATTGCCATCACGGTGCAGTACATCGCCACCGACACCTGGTTCATCGGCGGCCAGACGCTGGCGTCGCTCGGCAAGTCGGCCTTTCACCTGGACATCAGCGTCACCGACGAGACCAACACCAAGGCCGAAAAGGCGCGCTACCTGCGCGAGGTGCATGCGGCCATGGCGAAGATCCGGCCGGACCTGCACGAGGTCTCGTACATCCACGTGATCGATGCGCGCGGCGCGGCCTACGGCTACGGCGGAAAGACCCAGGAGTACCGCCACCAGCAGGCCGGGGTTTGA
- a CDS encoding ATP-binding cassette domain-containing protein has translation MSESALASPLLEVTDLVRHYDLPREKLFGPPPTVKALNGVSFKVEAGRSVGIVGESGSGKSTIARLVMALDTPTSGSVKLLGRDLHALPRSELRTARRDFQMVFQDPYGSLDPRQTVARIVAEPLEALAEASRKEQRERAAESLAAVGLRTTDMDKYPHEFSGGQRQRIAIARALITRPKLIVADEPVSALDVSVQAQVLNLMQDLQQQFGVSYLLISHDLAVVNHLCDDVCVVWKGLIVEQGPPGELFRNAQHPYTRTLLDAVPRTPTGGTLLAA, from the coding sequence ATGAGTGAATCCGCTCTCGCCTCGCCGCTGCTGGAAGTGACTGACCTCGTGCGCCACTACGACCTGCCGCGCGAAAAACTCTTCGGACCGCCTCCCACCGTCAAGGCACTCAACGGCGTGAGCTTCAAGGTCGAGGCGGGCCGCAGCGTCGGCATCGTCGGTGAATCGGGTTCGGGAAAGTCGACCATCGCGCGCCTCGTGATGGCGCTCGACACGCCGACCTCTGGCAGCGTGAAGCTGCTCGGGCGCGACCTGCACGCGCTGCCCAGAAGCGAACTGCGCACCGCACGACGCGATTTCCAGATGGTGTTCCAGGACCCCTATGGCTCTCTTGATCCGCGCCAGACCGTCGCGCGCATCGTCGCCGAGCCGCTCGAAGCATTGGCAGAAGCATCGCGCAAGGAACAACGCGAACGTGCCGCCGAATCGCTCGCCGCCGTCGGCCTGCGCACCACCGACATGGACAAGTACCCGCACGAGTTCTCGGGCGGCCAGCGCCAGCGCATCGCGATCGCACGCGCGCTCATCACCCGCCCCAAGCTCATCGTTGCCGACGAGCCCGTGAGCGCGCTCGACGTGTCGGTGCAGGCCCAGGTGCTCAACCTCATGCAGGACCTGCAGCAGCAGTTCGGCGTGAGCTACCTGCTCATCAGCCACGACCTCGCGGTGGTCAACCACCTGTGCGACGACGTGTGCGTGGTGTGGAAGGGCCTGATCGTCGAACAGGGCCCGCCGGGCGAGCTGTTCCGCAACGCGCAGCATCCATACACCCGCACGCTGCTCGATGCGGTGCCGCGCACGCCCACCGGCGGCACATTGCTTGCGGCCTGA
- a CDS encoding YitT family protein, which translates to MDAPQPTNLPDLLRHSRFDDAQAIFSGTLFVAIAMMLFGQAGLLTGGTAGVAFLLHYATGVSFGKLFFLVNLPFYWFAWRHMGRAFTLKTFSAIVLLSVMTDWAPRYLSIDSLHPAFAAVLGGLLLGTGCLFLARHRASLGGATVLTLYLQEKRGWPAGKVQIGIDCTVVLLALFVIPPQRVGWSVLAAVVMGLFLWINHKPGRYAAT; encoded by the coding sequence ATGGACGCGCCACAACCCACCAACTTGCCGGATCTGCTGCGCCATTCCCGTTTCGATGACGCGCAAGCGATCTTTTCGGGCACCTTGTTCGTCGCGATCGCGATGATGCTGTTCGGCCAGGCGGGCCTGCTCACGGGCGGCACCGCGGGCGTCGCCTTCTTGCTGCACTACGCCACCGGTGTGAGCTTCGGCAAGCTGTTCTTCCTGGTGAACCTGCCGTTCTACTGGTTCGCCTGGCGCCACATGGGCCGCGCCTTCACCCTCAAGACCTTCTCGGCGATCGTGCTGCTCTCGGTGATGACCGACTGGGCGCCGCGCTATCTGTCGATCGATTCGCTGCACCCGGCGTTTGCCGCGGTGCTCGGCGGCCTGCTGCTGGGCACGGGCTGCCTGTTCCTCGCACGCCATCGCGCCAGCCTCGGCGGCGCGACGGTGCTCACGCTGTACCTGCAGGAAAAGCGCGGCTGGCCGGCCGGCAAGGTGCAGATCGGCATCGACTGCACGGTGGTGCTGCTCGCTCTCTTCGTGATTCCGCCGCAGCGCGTGGGATGGTCGGTGCTGGCTGCGGTCGTGATGGGGCTCTTCTTGTGGATCAACCACAAGCCGGGGCGCTACGCGGCGACTTGA
- a CDS encoding ABC transporter substrate-binding protein produces MLQRRTLLATGAAAATSLALPLTAFAQKKKDTLVIGLTLEPTGLDPTAKAGAEISEVVLYNVFETLTKINSDGSVTPLLAERWEVSPDLKTYTFKLKRGVKFQNGEPFNAQSVKFSFDRAAAANSTNKDKRTFANIATQVLDEHTVVLINKEIEPDLLFLLGQASAIVVEPKTVETNATKPIGTGPYRLDNWAKGSAIVLAKWDGWRLADAVQIRKVSFRFISEPAAQTTALLSGDVDLFPHASVSRSLPQFQNDKRFQVVFNASRGKAILAINNKRKPLDDVRVRRAISAAIDRKAVIEAAMDGRGIPIGSHYVPGAPGYIDTTGINPYNVEKAKQLLAEAGVKTPLELDLVLPPPPYARQGGELIAAQLAKVGIVAKIQNVEWAQWMSGTYGNKNYDLSLILHVEPFDLVNYTKPEYYWGYQSAKFNEAFDKARNAPRAADRARYLGDAQRVLAEDAANVFLFQPQFITVAGRNLRGLWKDAPIFVNDIAALYWA; encoded by the coding sequence ATGCTCCAACGACGCACCCTGCTCGCCACCGGCGCCGCTGCCGCGACATCACTGGCGTTGCCGCTCACCGCTTTCGCGCAAAAGAAAAAAGATACGCTGGTGATCGGCCTCACGCTCGAGCCCACGGGCCTCGACCCCACCGCCAAGGCTGGCGCCGAGATTTCCGAAGTGGTGCTCTACAACGTCTTCGAGACGCTCACCAAGATCAACTCCGACGGCAGCGTCACGCCGCTGCTCGCCGAGAGATGGGAAGTCTCGCCCGACCTCAAGACCTACACCTTCAAGCTCAAGCGCGGCGTGAAGTTCCAGAACGGCGAGCCCTTCAATGCGCAGAGCGTGAAGTTCTCGTTCGATCGCGCGGCCGCGGCCAACAGCACCAACAAGGACAAGCGCACCTTCGCCAACATTGCGACGCAGGTGCTCGACGAGCACACCGTGGTGCTGATCAACAAGGAGATCGAGCCCGACCTGCTGTTCCTGCTCGGCCAAGCCTCAGCCATCGTGGTGGAGCCCAAGACGGTGGAAACCAACGCCACCAAGCCCATCGGCACCGGCCCCTATCGGCTCGACAACTGGGCCAAGGGCTCGGCCATCGTGCTCGCCAAGTGGGACGGCTGGCGCCTCGCCGATGCCGTGCAGATCCGAAAGGTGAGCTTCCGCTTCATCTCCGAGCCGGCCGCGCAGACCACCGCGCTGCTCTCGGGCGACGTCGACCTGTTCCCGCATGCCTCGGTGTCGCGCAGCCTTCCGCAGTTCCAGAACGACAAGCGCTTCCAGGTGGTGTTCAACGCCTCGCGCGGAAAAGCCATCCTGGCCATCAACAACAAGCGCAAGCCGCTGGACGACGTGCGGGTGCGCCGCGCCATCTCCGCGGCCATCGACCGCAAGGCGGTGATCGAGGCTGCGATGGACGGGCGCGGCATTCCCATCGGCAGCCACTACGTGCCGGGCGCGCCGGGCTACATCGACACCACGGGCATCAACCCCTACAACGTCGAGAAGGCGAAGCAACTGCTGGCCGAGGCGGGCGTGAAGACGCCGCTCGAACTCGACCTCGTGCTGCCGCCTCCGCCCTATGCGCGGCAGGGCGGCGAGCTCATCGCCGCGCAGCTGGCCAAGGTGGGCATCGTCGCGAAGATCCAGAACGTCGAGTGGGCACAGTGGATGAGCGGCACCTACGGCAACAAGAACTACGACCTCTCGCTGATCCTGCACGTCGAGCCCTTCGACCTCGTGAACTACACCAAGCCCGAGTACTACTGGGGCTACCAGTCGGCGAAGTTCAACGAGGCATTCGACAAGGCGCGCAATGCACCGCGCGCAGCCGACCGGGCGCGCTACCTCGGCGATGCGCAGCGCGTGCTGGCCGAGGACGCGGCCAACGTGTTCCTGTTCCAGCCGCAGTTCATCACCGTGGCGGGGCGCAACCTGCGCGGTCTCTGGAAGGATGCGCCGATCTTCGTGAACGACATCGCCGCGCTGTACTGGGCCTAG
- a CDS encoding LysR family transcriptional regulator — translation MQSFDLEQLRTLAAVIDAGSLTAAAPRVFLSQSSVSEQMRKLEERAGQSLLTRSKAGVAPTEAGTRLLAYARRILALSDEAFRDLHGETLQGELRLAVTDYFRPGDLTQLLGRLGESYPQVRLNVSILKSDALRAAYAHGDFDVGLAMDIAGASSSSASAQAAKGSLIRRESLAWLGATGLRVTRGEPVRLLALPDTCSLHQFTVALLRRRRVPYVLAHVASGVAGLQSALAAGLGVACLNESAVCEGVTRLAPPHGLPALPKVAFQLLPGRRGETAFVTRAREMLATHLV, via the coding sequence ATGCAGTCCTTCGACCTCGAACAACTTCGCACCCTCGCGGCGGTGATCGACGCGGGCAGCCTCACGGCCGCCGCACCCCGCGTGTTCCTCTCGCAGTCGTCCGTGAGCGAGCAGATGCGCAAGCTCGAGGAGCGGGCGGGGCAGTCGCTGCTCACACGCAGCAAGGCCGGGGTCGCGCCCACCGAGGCGGGCACGCGGCTCTTGGCGTACGCGCGGCGCATCCTCGCGCTCAGCGACGAGGCGTTCCGCGACCTGCACGGCGAAACGCTGCAGGGCGAGCTGCGATTGGCGGTGACCGACTACTTCCGTCCCGGCGATCTCACGCAGTTGCTCGGCCGCCTGGGCGAAAGCTATCCGCAGGTGCGGCTGAACGTGAGCATCCTGAAGAGCGATGCGCTGCGGGCCGCCTATGCACACGGCGACTTCGATGTGGGCTTGGCGATGGACATCGCGGGTGCGTCGTCGTCATCAGCTTCAGCGCAGGCCGCGAAGGGTTCCCTGATCCGCCGCGAATCGCTCGCATGGCTGGGCGCCACCGGCCTGCGGGTGACGCGAGGCGAACCGGTGCGGCTGCTGGCGCTGCCGGACACCTGCTCGCTGCACCAGTTCACCGTGGCGCTGCTCCGGCGGCGGCGCGTGCCGTATGTGCTCGCGCATGTGGCGTCCGGCGTGGCCGGGCTGCAGTCGGCGCTGGCCGCGGGGCTGGGCGTCGCGTGCCTGAACGAATCGGCGGTGTGCGAGGGCGTGACCCGGTTGGCGCCGCCTCACGGCCTGCCCGCCTTGCCCAAGGTCGCGTTCCAACTCCTGCCCGGGCGCCGGGGCGAGACCGCGTTCGTGACCCGCGCCCGCGAGATGCTGGCCACCCATCTGGTGTGA
- a CDS encoding amidase — protein MSSSAPLNELSAQELSAAYRDKRLSPVEVTQAVIAHIERWEPHLQATWLFRPEAALEQARASEARWQRGDALGPLDGVPATIKENIATRGDPMPAGTAAVDLKPATSDAPPAARLKEAGAVIVSKTTMPDYGMLSSGLSSFHKLARNPWDLGKTPGGSSAGAGAATAAGYGPLHLGTDIGGSLRLPASWCGIFTLKPSLGRIPIDPPYMGRAAGPMTRTVGDAALMMQALSRPDARDSMSLPAQDIDWAAFDVSPDHLRGLRIGLLLDAGCGLAVEPEIQTAVEHAARLFEKAGAVVEPMQPFMSQAMLDGMDHLWRMRSLVDMKALRADQRAKVLPYIREWAESAAEFSGEHVFRSFSQFHATRVAAVQACARFDYVISPVSPNMPAAAEAPSPTNDPLRPLEHIGFTVPFNMSEQPASSVNCGYAASGLPIGLQIAGHRFDDLGVLRVSRAFEQIREAQRPWPVVPGN, from the coding sequence GTGTCTTCCTCCGCTCCTTTGAACGAACTCTCCGCGCAGGAACTCTCGGCCGCCTACCGCGACAAGCGCCTGTCGCCGGTCGAGGTGACGCAGGCCGTGATCGCGCACATCGAGCGCTGGGAGCCGCATCTGCAGGCCACCTGGCTCTTTCGCCCCGAGGCCGCGCTCGAACAGGCGCGCGCGTCGGAAGCGCGCTGGCAGCGCGGCGACGCGCTCGGTCCGCTCGACGGCGTGCCAGCCACCATCAAGGAAAACATCGCCACGCGCGGCGACCCGATGCCCGCCGGCACGGCTGCCGTCGACCTGAAGCCCGCCACTTCCGACGCACCGCCGGCCGCGCGCCTGAAGGAAGCCGGCGCGGTGATCGTGAGCAAGACGACCATGCCGGACTACGGCATGTTGTCCTCGGGCCTCTCGAGCTTCCACAAGCTGGCGCGCAACCCGTGGGACCTCGGCAAGACGCCCGGCGGCTCCAGCGCCGGTGCTGGAGCCGCCACTGCGGCCGGTTACGGCCCGCTGCATCTGGGCACCGACATCGGTGGGTCGCTGCGCCTGCCCGCGAGTTGGTGCGGCATCTTCACGCTCAAGCCGAGCCTGGGCCGCATTCCGATCGACCCGCCCTACATGGGCCGTGCCGCGGGACCGATGACCCGCACCGTCGGCGATGCCGCGCTGATGATGCAGGCGCTCTCCAGGCCCGACGCGCGCGACAGCATGAGCCTGCCGGCGCAGGACATCGACTGGGCCGCCTTCGACGTGTCGCCCGACCATCTGCGGGGCCTGCGCATCGGGCTGCTGCTCGACGCGGGCTGCGGCCTCGCGGTCGAGCCCGAGATCCAGACGGCGGTCGAACACGCCGCGCGCCTGTTCGAGAAGGCCGGTGCGGTCGTCGAGCCGATGCAGCCCTTCATGTCGCAGGCCATGCTCGACGGCATGGACCACCTGTGGCGCATGCGCTCGCTGGTGGACATGAAGGCCCTGCGCGCCGACCAGCGCGCCAAGGTGCTGCCCTACATCCGCGAATGGGCCGAGAGCGCGGCCGAGTTCAGCGGCGAGCATGTGTTTCGCAGCTTCAGCCAGTTCCATGCGACGCGCGTGGCGGCGGTGCAGGCCTGCGCGCGCTTCGACTACGTGATCTCGCCCGTGTCGCCGAACATGCCTGCGGCGGCCGAGGCGCCTTCGCCGACCAACGATCCGCTGCGTCCGCTGGAGCACATCGGCTTCACGGTGCCGTTCAACATGTCCGAGCAGCCGGCGTCGTCGGTGAACTGCGGGTATGCGGCGAGCGGATTGCCGATCGGGCTGCAGATCGCGGGGCACCGGTTCGATGATCTCGGCGTGCTGCGCGTGTCGCGCGCGTTCGAGCAGATTCGCGAGGCGCAGCGGCCTTGGCCTGTGGTGCCTGGGAACTGA
- a CDS encoding tetratricopeptide repeat protein has product MPSGNPHAADSLGNPLTLHDPASLALVDDFIMGFISTESRAVNLIALADTDASPIVQAYCATLHLFAESRDAVANARPYLAKAGAGAARATPREQRYIAAVEAWADGDIARAIALHAEQAHEHPRDLVSVKLGQYHCFNTGDCPGMLRLALAVLPFAADVPYVHGMAAFGYEQCHLMREAEASARLAIAMCRKEPWAHHALAHVMLTEGRLAEGLAFMESVCDTWIGLNSFMVTHNWWHVALFLIDLGRDAEALAVYDEHAWGVVKDYSQDQIGAVSLLARLELAGIDVGARWNDVAGYLLQRQADHVLPFLDLQYLYGLARAGRPEADALLHNIEAFAPDAPPSTRAAWQRVCVPAAHGLVAHARGDFSGAIEGLGVALPRMIEIGGSHAQRDLFEQVYLDALVRTGSESTLAAAQGILQQQLNGQPESLRLRRQAGAVYVRLGLGQLAAGVA; this is encoded by the coding sequence ATGCCCTCCGGAAACCCGCATGCCGCCGACAGCCTCGGCAATCCGCTCACCCTCCATGACCCCGCCAGCCTCGCACTGGTCGACGACTTCATCATGGGTTTCATCTCGACCGAGTCGCGCGCCGTCAACCTCATCGCGCTGGCCGACACCGATGCGAGCCCTATCGTGCAGGCGTACTGCGCAACGCTGCACCTCTTTGCCGAATCGCGCGATGCCGTGGCGAATGCGAGGCCATATCTCGCGAAGGCCGGGGCCGGCGCCGCGCGCGCCACGCCGCGCGAGCAGCGCTACATCGCGGCCGTCGAGGCGTGGGCCGATGGCGACATCGCCCGCGCCATCGCACTGCACGCGGAGCAGGCGCACGAACATCCGCGCGACCTCGTGTCGGTCAAGCTGGGCCAGTACCACTGTTTCAACACCGGCGACTGCCCCGGCATGCTGCGGCTCGCGCTCGCGGTGCTGCCTTTCGCAGCCGACGTGCCTTATGTGCACGGCATGGCGGCTTTCGGCTACGAGCAATGCCACCTGATGCGCGAGGCCGAGGCCAGCGCACGCCTGGCCATCGCCATGTGCCGCAAGGAGCCGTGGGCGCACCACGCGCTCGCGCATGTGATGCTCACCGAAGGCCGGCTCGCCGAAGGGCTCGCGTTCATGGAAAGCGTGTGCGATACCTGGATCGGGCTCAATTCCTTCATGGTCACGCACAACTGGTGGCACGTGGCGCTGTTCCTCATCGACCTGGGCCGCGACGCCGAAGCGCTCGCGGTGTACGACGAGCATGCCTGGGGCGTAGTCAAGGACTACTCGCAGGACCAGATCGGCGCGGTGTCGCTGCTCGCGCGCCTCGAACTCGCGGGCATCGACGTAGGTGCACGCTGGAACGACGTGGCCGGCTACCTGCTGCAGCGGCAGGCTGACCATGTGCTGCCTTTTCTCGACCTGCAATACCTCTACGGACTCGCACGCGCTGGACGCCCCGAGGCCGATGCGCTGCTGCACAACATCGAGGCCTTCGCGCCCGACGCGCCGCCTTCGACGCGCGCCGCATGGCAACGCGTGTGCGTGCCGGCCGCGCACGGGCTCGTGGCCCATGCGCGTGGCGATTTCTCAGGCGCCATCGAAGGACTCGGCGTCGCGCTACCACGCATGATCGAGATCGGCGGCAGCCACGCACAGCGCGACCTCTTCGAGCAGGTGTACCTCGATGCGCTGGTGCGCACGGGCAGCGAATCGACGCTCGCTGCGGCGCAAGGCATCCTGCAGCAGCAGCTCAACGGCCAACCCGAATCACTGCGGCTGCGGCGGCAGGCGGGGGCCGTCTATGTGCGCCTCGGCTTAGGACAACTCGCCGCAGGAGTTGCCTGA
- a CDS encoding ABC transporter permease, with protein sequence MSSVVAPSAAALKVPGFWHRALHHRSFVIGGVLTLLLLLAAALSLVWTPWSPYEMDMANKLKPPTGSHWLGTDTYGRDVASLLLVGARASILVGVIAVGIGLVVGTALGLLAAAKRGWVEEAIMRLTDFSLAFPAILSAIMMTAVFGAGIVNAIVAIGIYNIPTFARITRASANAIWSREYIAAARACGKGSFSITMQHVLPNISAVLIVQITIRFAIAILAEAALSYLGLGTQPPQPSWGRMLSEAQTMMFQSPLLAVFPGMAIAMAVLGLNLLGDGLRDLLDPRLARAR encoded by the coding sequence ATGAGCAGCGTCGTCGCTCCCAGCGCCGCCGCGCTCAAGGTGCCCGGCTTCTGGCACCGTGCGCTGCATCACCGCAGCTTCGTCATCGGCGGCGTGCTCACGCTGCTGCTCCTGCTGGCCGCCGCCCTCTCGCTCGTCTGGACGCCTTGGTCGCCCTACGAGATGGATATGGCCAACAAGCTCAAGCCCCCGACCGGCTCGCACTGGCTGGGCACCGACACCTATGGCCGCGACGTGGCCTCGCTGCTGCTGGTGGGCGCGCGGGCGTCGATCCTCGTGGGCGTGATCGCGGTCGGCATCGGCCTGGTGGTCGGCACGGCGCTCGGCCTGCTCGCGGCAGCGAAGCGCGGCTGGGTCGAGGAAGCCATCATGCGGCTTACCGACTTCTCGCTCGCGTTCCCAGCGATCCTCTCGGCGATCATGATGACGGCCGTGTTCGGCGCCGGCATCGTCAACGCCATCGTCGCGATCGGCATCTACAACATCCCGACCTTTGCGCGCATCACGCGCGCCTCGGCCAATGCGATCTGGTCGCGCGAGTACATTGCCGCTGCGCGCGCCTGCGGCAAGGGTTCGTTCTCGATCACGATGCAGCACGTGCTGCCGAACATCTCGGCTGTGTTGATCGTGCAGATCACCATCCGCTTCGCCATCGCGATCCTTGCCGAAGCAGCGCTCTCGTACCTCGGCCTCGGCACGCAGCCGCCGCAGCCGTCGTGGGGCCGCATGCTCAGCGAAGCTCAGACAATGATGTTCCAGTCGCCGCTGCTGGCCGTGTTCCCCGGCATGGCCATCGCGATGGCGGTGTTGGGCCTCAACCTGCTCGGCGACGGCCTGCGCGATCTGTTGGACCCTCGCCTGGCGAGAGCAAGGTAA
- a CDS encoding ABC transporter ATP-binding protein yields MPLLQVKDLHIELQTQRGPAEAVRGIDFTLERGETLGIVGESGCGKSITVMSLMGLLPSNAKVTGSIRFDDTELVGRDEKDMCQIRGNRIGMIFQEPMTALNPVHTIVRQVGEPLRLHRGLSKAEARKEVLALLERVGIPDAASRLDAYPHQFSGGQRQRIGIAMALACGPDLLIADEPTTALDVTIQKQILELIQSLVQERGMALILISHDLGVIAQTVSKMLVMYGGSVVESGPTEAVFARRAHPYTQGLFAARPALGAPRGVRLATIRGSVPELVDLPKGCPFAGRCSYTIDACQTTRPPATMLPQDHAVRCIRLEEIATKVAVAS; encoded by the coding sequence ATGCCCCTCCTCCAAGTCAAGGACCTGCACATCGAACTGCAGACGCAGCGCGGCCCGGCCGAGGCCGTGCGCGGCATCGACTTCACGCTGGAGCGCGGCGAAACGCTGGGCATCGTGGGCGAATCGGGCTGCGGCAAGTCGATCACCGTGATGTCGCTCATGGGCCTTTTGCCATCGAACGCGAAGGTCACCGGCAGCATCCGCTTCGACGACACCGAGCTCGTCGGCCGCGACGAGAAGGACATGTGCCAGATCCGCGGCAACCGCATCGGCATGATCTTCCAGGAGCCGATGACGGCGCTCAACCCGGTGCACACCATCGTGCGCCAGGTCGGCGAACCGCTCAGGCTTCACCGCGGCCTCTCGAAGGCCGAGGCGCGCAAGGAAGTGCTGGCGCTGCTGGAGCGCGTGGGCATTCCGGATGCGGCCTCTCGGCTCGATGCGTATCCGCACCAGTTCTCGGGCGGGCAGCGGCAACGCATCGGCATCGCGATGGCGCTCGCCTGCGGCCCCGACCTGCTGATCGCCGACGAGCCCACCACCGCGCTCGACGTCACGATCCAGAAGCAGATCCTCGAACTCATCCAGAGCCTGGTGCAAGAGCGCGGCATGGCGCTGATCCTGATCTCGCACGACCTGGGCGTGATCGCGCAGACCGTCTCGAAGATGCTGGTGATGTATGGCGGCAGCGTGGTCGAGAGCGGTCCGACCGAGGCCGTGTTCGCGCGTCGTGCGCACCCTTACACGCAGGGCCTTTTCGCCGCACGACCCGCGCTCGGTGCGCCGCGCGGCGTGCGTCTGGCCACCATCCGCGGCAGCGTGCCCGAGTTGGTCGACCTGCCGAAGGGCTGCCCGTTCGCGGGCCGCTGCAGCTACACGATCGACGCCTGCCAGACGACGCGTCCACCGGCAACGATGCTGCCGCAGGACCATGCGGTGCGCTGCATCCGGCTCGAAGAAATCGCGACGAAGGTCGCCGTTGCCTCATGA
- a CDS encoding ABC transporter substrate-binding protein has protein sequence MLNRRTLLTTAGATVALATPLAGMAQGRKDAIVIGMALEPPGLDPTAGAAAAIAEIVQYNILETLTKINADGSVTPLLAESWEISPDLKTYTFKLKRGVKFQNGEPFNAATVKFSFDRAGGEKSTNKDKRTFANLATQVVDDYTVVVINKEIDPDLPFVLGQATAVIVEPKSADANATKPVGTGPYKLDAWAKGSSLTLSKWEGFRSPATAKINKVTFRFIADTAAQAAALMAGDVDVFTRIGTRVVPQFKMNPQFQVILAGSRAKTILSINNQKKPLDDVRVRRAILAAIDRKAVIEGAADGLGVPIGSHYVPGAAGFVDTTGVNPFDIEKAKKLLAEAGVKTPLELKMTLPPPPYARQGGEVIVAQLAKIGIVVKVQNVEWAQWLSGTYGNKDYDLSIISHVEPFDLGNYAKSDYYWGYQSKAFNTLFDKIKSTPNAAERNKLLGDAQKMLAADAANGFLYQPQFPTIAKKNVKGLWKENPIFVNDLSALSWG, from the coding sequence ATGTTGAACCGTCGCACCCTCCTCACCACCGCTGGCGCCACCGTCGCGCTGGCCACCCCGCTGGCCGGCATGGCCCAAGGGCGGAAGGACGCCATCGTGATCGGCATGGCGCTCGAACCGCCGGGCCTCGATCCGACCGCCGGCGCCGCCGCCGCGATCGCCGAGATCGTGCAGTACAACATCCTGGAGACGCTCACCAAGATCAACGCCGACGGCAGCGTCACGCCATTGCTCGCCGAGAGCTGGGAAATCTCGCCTGATCTCAAGACCTACACCTTCAAGCTCAAGCGCGGCGTGAAGTTCCAGAACGGCGAGCCTTTCAACGCCGCCACCGTCAAGTTCTCGTTCGACCGCGCCGGTGGCGAGAAGAGCACCAACAAGGACAAGCGCACTTTCGCCAACCTCGCGACGCAGGTGGTGGACGACTACACCGTGGTGGTCATCAACAAGGAAATCGATCCCGACCTGCCCTTCGTGCTGGGCCAGGCCACGGCCGTGATCGTCGAGCCCAAGAGCGCCGACGCCAACGCCACCAAGCCCGTGGGCACCGGCCCCTACAAGCTGGATGCGTGGGCCAAGGGCTCGTCGCTCACGCTGAGCAAGTGGGAGGGCTTCCGCAGCCCCGCCACCGCCAAGATCAACAAGGTGACCTTCCGCTTCATCGCCGACACCGCCGCGCAGGCGGCCGCGCTGATGGCGGGCGACGTCGACGTGTTCACCCGCATCGGCACGCGCGTGGTGCCGCAGTTCAAGATGAACCCGCAGTTCCAGGTGATCCTGGCCGGTTCGCGCGCCAAGACCATCCTGTCGATCAACAACCAGAAGAAGCCACTGGACGACGTGCGCGTGCGCCGCGCCATCCTCGCGGCGATCGACCGCAAGGCCGTGATCGAAGGCGCGGCCGATGGCCTGGGCGTGCCGATCGGCAGCCATTACGTGCCGGGCGCGGCAGGCTTCGTCGACACCACGGGCGTCAATCCCTTCGACATCGAGAAGGCCAAGAAGCTGCTCGCCGAGGCCGGCGTGAAGACGCCGCTCGAACTCAAGATGACGCTGCCGCCGCCGCCCTATGCGCGCCAGGGCGGCGAGGTGATCGTGGCCCAGCTCGCCAAGATCGGCATCGTGGTGAAGGTGCAGAACGTCGAGTGGGCGCAGTGGCTCAGCGGCACCTACGGCAACAAGGACTACGACCTGTCGATCATTTCGCACGTCGAGCCCTTCGACCTGGGCAACTACGCCAAGTCGGACTACTACTGGGGCTACCAGTCGAAGGCCTTCAACACGCTGTTCGACAAGATCAAGTCCACCCCCAACGCCGCCGAGCGCAACAAGCTCCTGGGCGACGCGCAGAAGATGCTGGCTGCCGATGCGGCCAACGGCTTCCTGTACCAGCCGCAGTTCCCGACCATCGCCAAGAAGAACGTGAAGGGTCTTTGGAAAGAAAATCCGATCTTCGTGAACGACCTGTCGGCGCTTTCCTGGGGCTAA